Part of the Sphingomonas sp. Leaf357 genome, GCACTGGCATCGACCAGGTCGGCGTTCGCGATCAGTTCGGACAGGACCATAGCGACGGTCTGCAGCGCCTCGATCTCGACATCGTCGTAGCGGCGCTGATCGACATGCTGGATCGCCAGCACCCCGACCGCGCGTTCGCGGCGGATGATCGGCACGCCGGCAAAGCTGTGGAAGCGTTCTTCGCCGGTCTCCGGATTATGCACGAAATTGGGGTGGCTCGTCGCCTCGTCGAGGTTCAGCACCTCGACGAACTCGGCGATCGTGCCGACCAGCCCTTCGCCCAGCGCGAGCTTGGTGACGTGCACCGCCTCCTGCGACAGACCGCGTGTCGCGTAGAGCTCCAGCACGCCCTCGCGCAGCAGGTAGATCGAGCACACTTCGCTGTTGATCGCCTCGCCGACGATGTTGACCACGGCGTTGAGCTTGGCCTGCGCCGCGGTGCGCGACGCCATCACGTCGTGTAGGCGGACGAGGATTTCGCGGGCGGAGGCGACGGCGGATGGCATTCAGCGGAGCTAGCAGGTTGTGGGGGGCGGTTCTACCGGGCGGGACGCAAGTAATTAGTCGAACAATCCCTCCTGCGCGCCCTCCGGCGGATTCAGGCCGAGATGCTTCCAGCCGAGCGCGTTCAGACATCGTCCCCGGGCGGTGCGAGCAACGAGGCCGAGCTGGATCAGATACGGCTCGATCACTTCCTCGATCGTGTCGCGCGGTTCGCTGAGGCCCGCCGCCAGCGTCTCCACGCCGACCGGCCCGCCGCGATAGATGTCGGCGATCATCGTCAGGTAACGCCGGTCCATCGCATCGAGGCCGAGCGAATCGACCTCCAGCCGGTTGAGCGCATGATCCGCCGCCTTCGCATCGACCGTGTCGTGCCCGGCGGCATGGGCGAAATCGCGCACCCGCCGCAGCAGCCGCCCGGCGATGCGTGGCGTGCCGCGCGAGCGGCGCGCGATCTCGTGCGCGCCATCCGGCGTGATGCCGAGGCCGAGCAGGATGGCGGCGCGCGTCACCACGCGTTCCAGCTCGTCCACGGTGTAGAAATGCAGCCGCAGCGGAATACCGAAACGATCGCGCAGCGGCGTGGTGAGCAGACCCTGCCGCGTCGTCGCGCCGACGAGCGTGAAGCGTGGCAGATCGATCCGCACGCTGCGCGCCGACGGCCCCTCGCCGATCATCAGATCGAGTGCGCGATCCTCCATCGCCGGGTACAGCACCTCTTCGACGGCGGGCGCGAGGCGATGAATCTCGTCGATGAACAGCACGTCGCCATCCTCGAGGTTGGTGAGGAGCGCCGCCAGATCGCCCGACTTGGCGATCACCGGACCGGAGGTGGCGCGGAAGCCGACGCCCATCTCGCGCGCGACGATCTGCGCCAGCGTCGTCTTTCCAAGCCCCGGGGGGCCGAAGAACAGCACGTGATCCAGCGCATCGCCACGCGCCTTGGCCGCGGCGATGAAGATGCGCAGGTTCTCTCGCGCCGCCTTCTGCCCGACGAAATCGTCGAGATTTTTGGGGCGCAGCGCGGCGTCCACGTCTTCGGGCGTGCGCTGGGGGGTGAGGATGCGGTCGTCGGTCACTGCATCAACGCCTTCAGCACATCTTCGGACGACAGTTTTGCTTGGCGCAAGATCCCCGCCATCGTGCCCTTTTTCAGATCGCGGTGCAGAGGCACGATACACAATGTATCGCCATTGCGCAGCTTTACGTGGCTGCCGCGCTGGCTAATTTCATGAAAGCCAAGCCGTTTGAGCGCGCGAACGAGATCCTGCCCGGAAACGGGCGGCAGCCTAGGCATGCTCCCCGACAGTGAACGTGGTAACGATCGGCGGCCCCGAGAACGGCATCGGCTCATCTTCGAGATAGAGTTCCACCGCCTCGCGTAGCGCCGCCAACGCTTCGTCAATCGTATCGCCCTGCGTGGTGGTCCCCGTTTCCGGGTTGAACGCGACGTAGCCGCCCTCTTCGGCCGGGGTGAGTACCGCGGTCACCTGCATCGCAAAATTCCTTCTAATGTCACTCTACTTCGCCGCCTTCCGGAGCGCCAGCCGCACCAGCGCATCGAGCGTCGCGCCGGCGCCCAGTTCCTCTTCCGCCGATGCCACCGCCGCATTGGCTTCGGCGGGGCGGAAGCCGAGGTTAAGCATCGCCGAAACCGCGTCCGCCCCGGCCCCGACCGGCGAGGCAACGCCGGGCGTGCCGATCGCGACCGCGCCGATCCGGTCCTTCAACTCGCGCACGATGCGTTCGGCGAGTTTCGGACCGACACCGTTGGCGCGGGCGACCATCGCCTTGTCCTGCGCGGCGATGGCGCGGGAGAGATCTCCCGGTTCGAGCGCGGAGAGGATCGCCAGCGCGACGCGCGCGCCGACACCCTGCACGCTGGTGAGCAAGCGGAACCAGTCGCGCTCGGCGGCACTGGCGAAGCCGACCAGACGGATGAAATCCTCCGCCACCAGCATCTCGGTATGCAGCATGCACGCCTCGCCGACCGGGCCGATCGCGGACAATGTGCGCGAGGAGGCGCCGACGAGATAACCGACCCCGCCGACATCGATCACGGCATGGTCGATATCGGTGGCGCTAAGGATGCCCTTGAGGTGTGCGATCATCGTTCGACCCCGAAGTTCACACAAAGTCACGCAAAACGGAGCCCAGCGTCACGCTGCCGCTGCCGCTGGCGACACGGCGATGCGGAGCGAAAAGGGTCGGAGCGGCCATTGGCGGGACATAACCGGAACACGACAAAGTAGGAAAGCGAAATTACGGGATGCGCCGCGCGCTCGCCACATGATGCGCATGGCAGATCGCCACCGCCAGCGCGTCCGCCGCGTCCGCGCCGGCGATCTTGATGCCCGGCAGCAGGCGCGCGACCATCGCATGGACCTGCGCCTTTTCCGCCGCGCCGGTGCCGACGATCGCCTTCTTGACCAGACGCGCGGCATATTCGCCGACATCGATCCCGCTGCGCCCGGCGGCGGCCATGATGACTCCGCGCGCATGGGCGAGTTTCAGCGTGGATTGCGGGTTGGTATTGACGAACACCTCCTCGACCGCGGCACCGGCGGGGGCGTGATCGGAGATCAGGGCCGAGATCATGCTGTCGAGATGCGACAGGCGTCGGGCGAGCGCTTCCTTGTTGTCGGTCTTCAGATGGCCGTTGGCGATGTGCGACAGGCGGTTGCCCTCGGCGCGGATGACGCCCCAGCCGGTGGTGGCGAGGCCGGGGTCAAGGCCTAGGATGATCAAGATTCGTTCGCGCGGAGACGCGGAGA contains:
- the ruvB gene encoding Holliday junction branch migration DNA helicase RuvB; amino-acid sequence: MTDDRILTPQRTPEDVDAALRPKNLDDFVGQKAARENLRIFIAAAKARGDALDHVLFFGPPGLGKTTLAQIVAREMGVGFRATSGPVIAKSGDLAALLTNLEDGDVLFIDEIHRLAPAVEEVLYPAMEDRALDLMIGEGPSARSVRIDLPRFTLVGATTRQGLLTTPLRDRFGIPLRLHFYTVDELERVVTRAAILLGLGITPDGAHEIARRSRGTPRIAGRLLRRVRDFAHAAGHDTVDAKAADHALNRLEVDSLGLDAMDRRYLTMIADIYRGGPVGVETLAAGLSEPRDTIEEVIEPYLIQLGLVARTARGRCLNALGWKHLGLNPPEGAQEGLFD
- a CDS encoding type II toxin-antitoxin system HicA family toxin, producing MPRLPPVSGQDLVRALKRLGFHEISQRGSHVKLRNGDTLCIVPLHRDLKKGTMAGILRQAKLSSEDVLKALMQ
- a CDS encoding type II toxin-antitoxin system HicB family antitoxin, with translation MQVTAVLTPAEEGGYVAFNPETGTTTQGDTIDEALAALREAVELYLEDEPMPFSGPPIVTTFTVGEHA
- the ruvA gene encoding Holliday junction branch migration protein RuvA, producing MIAHLKGILSATDIDHAVIDVGGVGYLVGASSRTLSAIGPVGEACMLHTEMLVAEDFIRLVGFASAAERDWFRLLTSVQGVGARVALAILSALEPGDLSRAIAAQDKAMVARANGVGPKLAERIVRELKDRIGAVAIGTPGVASPVGAGADAVSAMLNLGFRPAEANAAVASAEEELGAGATLDALVRLALRKAAK
- the ruvC gene encoding crossover junction endodeoxyribonuclease RuvC — translated: MIILGLDPGLATTGWGVIRAEGNRLSHIANGHLKTDNKEALARRLSHLDSMISALISDHAPAGAAVEEVFVNTNPQSTLKLAHARGVIMAAAGRSGIDVGEYAARLVKKAIVGTGAAEKAQVHAMVARLLPGIKIAGADAADALAVAICHAHHVASARRIP